AATTTAATGGTCTTTGGTATTCATTCCCACGCACAGCATGGGAACGAGAGCAAAGGACGAAGACCTTGGATTCCCGATAGGGACGCTCGGGAATGGCGCCCCTCATCCTGACCTTCCCCCGCCGGTGGGGAAGGTATGAAGGCCAGGGCGAGCCCTGCCCGAGGGTTGGGAGACCCAACCCCTGCGCGGGCGCAGCAAGCGGCGCCCCTACGCAAACCGGATAATGATGATTGTCGGCCGTATTTTTGTTCGAAGGGAGGATGGGGCGGAGGTATGCATTCCCGCGTACAACATGGGAACGAGTCCTACCCATCCTGACCTTCCCCCCGCCAGGGGGGAAGGGATCATGATTCCCGGGCTCCGGTTTATAATTCAGATCATAGACCCAGGCTTAGGTCTTGATTTTAAAGTATTACTTCCAAACCCGAAGATGGAATAATTCCTTGTTTTTAACCCAACGGGGCGTTAGTCAAAAGCCTCGGAGGTTTTCCAAACCTCCCAGACCTTGCCCACCAGATCCGGGCCGGGCTTGAGGGTTTGTTTGCCGGGCTTCCAGCCCGAAGGCGTGGCTTCCGTGCCCTTGCTCTGACGCACATGCTGGAAGGCCTGCACCTGGCGAAAGGACTCTGACACGTTCCTGCCCACGGGCGGGGTGAGCACCTCGTAGCCCTGGACCACTCCGTCGGGATCGATGATAAAACGGCCGCGGGTTTCCACTCCGCCGTCCTCGTCGTAAATGCCGTACAACGTGCCCACCTTGCCGCCGGCGTCCGACAGCATGGGGAAGGGAACCCCGCCCTCCACCATCTTGGAAAGCTCGTGATCATCCCACATTTTATGCACAAACACGCTGTCCACGCTCATGGAAAGAATCTGCACCCCCAGTTTTTCAAATTCCGCATTCTTCTCGGCGACCGCCGAGATTTCCGTCGCTCAGACAAAGGTGAAATCGCCCGGATAAAAGCATAACAGCACCCATTTGCCCAAATATTCGGATAATTGCACCGTAACAAACTCACCCTTTAAATAAGCCGGAGCCGTAAAATCCGGAGCTTTTTTTCCAACCTTGATCATGCCTGCCTCCTTGCTTTTTGCCTGGTTTGTTGGTTGCGGTGACGCCGTTTCCTTCGCCTCTTCCCCCACGGGCCCCCCTGTGGGGCGGGCGCAGCCGGGGCTGAATTCCTTCGGCATAGACTCCTCCTATGATTTGCATTGATATTTATAATGTTACACGGGCTCTTGCCAAGATTTTATCTATGATACGCCGCCTCCCTTTTCAGGGCAAGAAAAAATGACACTCATTCCTAATTAGATATGGGACATACTTGACCTGAGCCAAATGGGTTCATATACTTCCTACACAAGAACACTTTCGAGGGTTGGCGAGGACTCTATGACGAAATTTACCGGCATCAATCATTTGGCAATGGCCACCGGCGATATGGAAAAAACCATACGCTTTTGGAGAGACCTGTTGGGAATGCGCCTGGTAGCGGGTTTGGGCAGGCCCGGGTTCAGGCATTATTTTTTTGAAATCAGCGAGAATGACTGCATCGCCTTTTTTGAGTGGGACGGCGTGGAACCGGTTGAAAAAAAGGACCACGGCTATCCGGTTCGCGGGCCGTTTGTTTTCGACCATCTCTCCATCGGCGTGGAAACGGAAAAGGAGTTGTACGACCTGAAAGACAAGCTGGAGGCGGCGGGGTTTTCCGTGTCCGACGCCATGGATCATGGCTTCATCCATTCCATATACGCCTTTGACCCCAACGGAATTCCCATCGAGTTTTCCTGGCCGGTTCCAGGCAGGGATATCAGAAAGACCCCGGTTTTGGTGGATAAAGGCCCTTCGGAAACCGCCCTGGAAGGGCCGGACCCGCAGCCCGGGCAATGGCCGGATGTCACCAAGCCAACGCCGCAGGATTGGCGGGTCGCTTTCGCCGGCGCAGGCATGGATCTTTTTGAAAAGCCCAACCATTTTGGAAAAAAGGAGGAAAATTGATTTTTTCGACTTGAATCAAGGACTACCAGGGCTTTCAGGTGTAGTTTTTGCTTGTCAAGACAATGGAAAACGGTCCTCATAATTAGGAGGTTCGCAAAATGAAGCACCTGAACATTATTGAAGTGAACGACTTCAACGACCTGAGCCTGAGCAAATATTTGGTTCACGATTCTCCGTATTTCAAGATCCTCAACTTCAATTTCAGAGCCGGGCAAAAGCTGCCCATCCACTCCCATCAGATCGACGGCCAGCTTTCCATCCTGGTTCTGGAAGGGGAGGGCGAGTTCTTGGGAGGCGAAGGCGCGGCCATTCCCGCCAAGCCGGGAGACATCCTCATCTCCGAGATTTCGGAGCCCCACGGCATTAACGCCGTTACGGACATGCGCGTGCTTGTGACCATCGCGCCTCCTATTTAAGACGCTCGCAAAAAAGGGCCTGGTGCGGGTTGACAATTGGGCCTGTCTTGTGATGCCGGCACGCTGTTATGAACAAGAATTCCTCCAATCAAACCCCCAGAGAAACCTGGGGAAGTAAAATCGGTTTCATCGCCGCCTGTATGGGCGCGGCCATCGGCCTGGGCAATATCTGGCTTTTTCCCTGGCGATTGGGGCGCTACGGCGGCGCCGCCTTTTTAATCCCCTACCTGTTGTTCGTGTTCGGGCTGGTCCGGTTCGGCCTGGCCGCGGAGCTCGCCCTGGGCCGCAGGGAGCAGCGGGGGCCCATGGGGCGCCCTGTCCCAAGTGTTCGGACGCTTGCATCCCGGCCTGGGCAAGCTGTTGGGGCTGATTCCCGTGCTGGCCGTCTCGGGCATCCTGGTGTTTTACTCCATCGTGCTTGGTTGGATCATCCGGTACTTCTGGCTTTTTATCAGCCGCGATCTTTCCGGCTCCGATTTTTCCGCCCTGTTCGGGAATTTTGCAGGACAAGCAGCCTCCATGCCCTGGCACGTCCTGGCCATAGGGGTAACCGCGTTTATCGCCGCACAGGGGGTGCAAGCCGGCCTGGAGCGCATCAACAAGGCGGCCATGCCCCTGTTGTTCGGGATTCTCGCCATTCTCCTGGTGCGCAGCCTGACCCTGCCCGGCGCCCTGGACGGCCTTGCGTTCTTAACCAAGCCGGATTGGACATATCTTTGGGACATCCAGACCTGGATCATGGCCCTGGGCCAGAGCTTTTTCACGGTCAGCCTGGGCGGCATGCTCATCTACGGCAGCTACCTGGACGACGGCATGGACATCCCCAGCGCCGCGTTGACCACCGCGGTCATGAACAGCCTGGCTTCCTTTTTGGCCGCCTTTGTGATTATCCCCGCAACCTTTGCCTTTGGCGTGGACGCCGCAGCCGGGCCGGAGCTGATGTTCGTAACCATGCCCCGGATCTTTGACGTCATGCCAGGAGGCCGGGTGTACGGCGCCTTGTTTTTCTTCAGCGTGATTCTGGCGGGATTGTCGTCGGCCTTGAATCTGGTGGAAGTTCCCGTGGAAGCGTTGATGGATCAGTTGAAGCTGCCGCGTAAAAAAGCGGCGGTTCCGGTCGCATGCATCGCCCTGGGGATCGGGTTGTACCTGGATCTTAACATGGGCGTGTTCGAAAAATGGGTGGATCTTTTTACAATTTATATGCTTCCCGCCGGAGCTTTGATCATCGCCGTGGGCCTGTTCTGGATTTTAGGGGCGGACGCAGCCCTAAAGGCCATAAACACCGGATGCAAAAAGCCCTGGACCCGCGGCCTGATCAAATACCTCTCCTGGGTTTTCGTTCCCGTCTGCCTCCTCGTCTGGATCCTCGGCATGGCCCTGGGTGGAATCGGGTAGGGGGGAATCATGGCAGACATGCCATTCCGCCAGCACAAAGGCTTCTTTCCAAATAGCACATCATTTTAACATCTCTTTGTTATTCCCTGACTTTCAGGGGCTTGTACACTATTAAATATGATTTTTATTTAATCTTGAACAAGGGCCTTTTTAGAGAAAAATGGCGGCCAAGCGGGTGGAAATGTTTTTTGTTTAAGGCGTTGAAAATGAATCCTCCCAATTATTCTCTATGCCGTCGGATTGCTCCGCATGAAGGGATGGGCATCTGCCGTGTTTTTATGGAAATTTTTTCTCCAGCCTTGTCCGAATCCTTATCCTGGCTCCGCGTAATCCGACCTACATACCGCTTTGCGACTCCGGCAGGATACTGGCTTGTGGGGTTGCTCAAATGCCCAAAGACAAAGACGCTGGATTTCCGATAGGGACGTTCGGGAATGACGGGCTGTGGGACGTTGGATTCCCGATAGGGACGCCTGGGAATGACGGGTTGGGGTGACCAACCCCTATGCGGGCGCAGCAAGCGGCGCCCCGGACGCTCGGGAATGACGGGGGATGGGACGCTGGATTCCAGATAGAGAAGCACGGGAATTCCATGAATGGAGACCTTATATTATGAAATATTCCATTTGCATGAGGCAGGTGTTTATTTTTATAATTTTCATTTTTATTTCAACGCTATTGAACGACTTTGTAAGGCTTCCAACAAATTACTACTTAGCTAATTTCGGATTTTTTAATAGTAGTTCAAGTAATGAGTTCCTTGCGATATTCAAGGCGGAGTTCTATTCAAGCATCCTTGACATTGTTTACTATATCGGAATGGGATGGCTGCTATCGAGAGTTATGAAGACGCGCCAATATTTCTGGGCTGCGCTTTATTGCATTTTGCTGGTGACATTCTATTTAGTATACTCAAGACCTTATTGTTATACAATGAAATTGAATGACTTTTTTGTTTCATACAAATCTGTGACTATTATTACTCCTGCTTTTTTCATCGGCGTTTTGCTTGATCAAAGGCGGAAACAAAAAAGAAGTAACCGGGAACAACTTAACGGGGGCGCTCACGATAAATAAGCGTATAAATGGGTGAAGTCGAGATTTGGATGCGATGCCGCCCTATTGAAAAGACTTTCAAACCACGGAAAGCACGGCTGTCCGGGAAATTTTCGGTTCCGTGTTTTCCGTGATTAAAATAATGATTTTCAGGCTTGGTTTAAAACTTCGGGGGCTGAAAACAGCAAACGCCGCATGATCGAAATCATGCGGCGTTTTGTTAGGCTGGTGCCGAGGGACAGAATCGAACTGCCGACACGCGGATTTTCAGTCCGCTGCTCTACCGACTGAGCTACCTCGGCTTGGCCTTATGTCTTTGCCGGTTTGCGTTACCGCCAAAGTGGGACCGTATATAGGAGTTTGAGCCGAAGATGTCAAGGAGAAAATCCGCTCTGGTTAAGAATTTGTTTGATCTTTTATCTGCTGGCCGGGATTGGCCGTTTTACGCCATAAAGCGACGCACGGCAATTGGTTTGGAGCCGATCCCGGCCTCACGATCAAATCGTCCTTTTGCTCCTGTATTGTTTAATAATTCCAGCGTCTAACGCGGAAAAAAGGCCGCTTTTTCCGGGCGGGGCCGGTTTCGCCTCCAGACCCCGCCCGTCAAGGATATTTTCAGGAAATCCCGAAAAAAAATTTCCCTGCCCAAGGGCCGATCCGAACATTTTTTGAAAAAAAGTTCAGTTTTTTTTCGGCCTATGAAAAGCGCGTCGGGACTTTTTATAAATCCCGGTCCAAGCAATCAGGTATTGCGGATAAAATCCCTGGGCCGGAATTCCTCCAGCGTCAGAGCCTCGCCGGGGCAGGTGGACACGCAATTGCCGCAGCCGAAGCAACTGGCCAG
The DNA window shown above is from Desulfatibacillum aliphaticivorans DSM 15576 and carries:
- the prxU gene encoding thioredoxin-dependent peroxiredoxin (Most members of this family contain a selenocysteine.) translates to MPKEFSPGCARPTGGPVGEEAKETASPQPTNQAKSKEAGMIKVGKKAPDFTAPAYLKGEFVTVQLSEYLGKWVLLCFYPGDFTFVUATEISAVAEKNAEFEKLGVQILSMSVDSVFVHKMWDDHELSKMVEGGVPFPMLSDAGGKVGTLYGIYDEDGGVETRGRFIIDPDGVVQGYEVLTPPVGRNVSESFRQVQAFQHVRQSKGTEATPSGWKPGKQTLKPGPDLVGKVWEVWKTSEAFD
- a CDS encoding cupin domain-containing protein codes for the protein MKHLNIIEVNDFNDLSLSKYLVHDSPYFKILNFNFRAGQKLPIHSHQIDGQLSILVLEGEGEFLGGEGAAIPAKPGDILISEISEPHGINAVTDMRVLVTIAPPI
- a CDS encoding VOC family protein, whose protein sequence is MTKFTGINHLAMATGDMEKTIRFWRDLLGMRLVAGLGRPGFRHYFFEISENDCIAFFEWDGVEPVEKKDHGYPVRGPFVFDHLSIGVETEKELYDLKDKLEAAGFSVSDAMDHGFIHSIYAFDPNGIPIEFSWPVPGRDIRKTPVLVDKGPSETALEGPDPQPGQWPDVTKPTPQDWRVAFAGAGMDLFEKPNHFGKKEEN
- a CDS encoding sodium-dependent transporter, encoding MFGRLHPGLGKLLGLIPVLAVSGILVFYSIVLGWIIRYFWLFISRDLSGSDFSALFGNFAGQAASMPWHVLAIGVTAFIAAQGVQAGLERINKAAMPLLFGILAILLVRSLTLPGALDGLAFLTKPDWTYLWDIQTWIMALGQSFFTVSLGGMLIYGSYLDDGMDIPSAALTTAVMNSLASFLAAFVIIPATFAFGVDAAAGPELMFVTMPRIFDVMPGGRVYGALFFFSVILAGLSSALNLVEVPVEALMDQLKLPRKKAAVPVACIALGIGLYLDLNMGVFEKWVDLFTIYMLPAGALIIAVGLFWILGADAALKAINTGCKKPWTRGLIKYLSWVFVPVCLLVWILGMALGGIG